The Solidesulfovibrio sp. DNA window CCCGGGGACCGGCCCCGGGCGGGAGGACGGCCCGCAAGGAGGCAGGCCATGGCGGCGGACGAAATCCAGCGGGGAAGCGATTACCAATTGCGGCTGCGGGAATTTCCCGTGGGCGCCCAGATGCTGTTCGTGGCCTTCGGCGCCCTGGTCCTGGTGCCGCTGCTGACGGGGCTCAACCCCAACGTGGCCCTTTTTTGCGCCGGCCTGGGCACCCTGCTCTACCAGGTGCTGACCAAGGGCCGCATCCCGATCTTTCTGGGCTCGTCGTTCGCCTTCATCGCGCCCATCATGTTTTGCGTCAAAACCTACGGCGTGCCGGCCACCATGGGGGCGCTGGCCGTCGTGGGCGCGGTCTATGCCCTGGCGGCCCTGGTCATCCGGCTGCGCGGCGTGGAGATCCTGCTGCGGCTTTTGCCGACCATCGTCACCGGCCCGGTCATCATGGTCATCGGGCTGATCCTGGCCCCGGTCGGCGTGGCCATGGCCATGGGCAGGACCGGCGACGGCGCGGCCGTGCTCTACCCCGAGAAAACGGCCATGCTGGTGTCCTTTTTTTCCCTGGCCGTGACCGTGACCGTGGCCATCTACGGCCGGGGCATGCTGCGGCTTTTGCCCATCCTGTCGGGCATCGGCGCCGGCTATCTCCTGAGCCTGATCCTCGGCATCGTGGATTTTTCGGCCGTGGCCGCGGCGCCCTGGTTCGCCGTGCCGTCCTTCGTCGGCCCGGCCTTCTCCCTCGACGCCATGATCGTGATCGTGCCCGTGGCCATCGCGCCCATCATCGAGCATTTCGGCGGCATCCTGGCCATCGGCCAGGTCACCGGCCGCAACTACCTGGAAAACCCGGGCGTGGACCGCTCGCTTTTAGGCGACGGCGTGGCCACGGCCCTGGCCGGCTGCCTGGGCGGGCCGCCCCTGACCACCTACGCCGAAGTCACGGGCGCCGTGGCCCTGACCAAAATCTACAATCCGGCGCTGATGACCTGGGCGGCGCTGACGGCCGTCTGCCTGGCCTTCGTCGGCAAGCTCGGGGCCCTGCTCCAGAGCATCCCCACGCCGGTCATGGGCGGCATCATGCTGCTTTTATTCGGCGCCATCATGGTGGTCGGGCTCAACTCCCTGGTGCGCGAGGGGGCCGACCTCATGGAGCCGCGCAACATGGTCATCGTGGCGTTGATCATCGTGCTCGGCATGGGCCGGATGACCTTTTCCCTGGGCGGCGTGCACCTGGAAGGCATCGGCCTGGCCGGCGTGGCCGGCGTGGTGCTCAACCTGGTGCTGCCCCTGCCCCGGCGCAAAACCGATACGGACTGACGCCGGCCAATCCGGGTTCATCCTGGCACGAAGCATGCAGGAACACGGGGGAAGCGGAGGTTACCCCCATGTTCGTCGAAAAAATTGTCATTGTCTGCCTGGTGGTTGCATCCTGCCACGCCCTGTCGCTCCTGGCTGACGCGGTTATCAAACGCAAACAGGCCGATTAAGAAAATAACAAAGTCTCCCTCCTCGCCGCGCCCGACCGGACGGGACCCCCGGTCGGACGCGGTCGCTTCTTTCCCGGGCCGTCACCGCGCGCTTGCCGAAAACGCCCC harbors:
- a CDS encoding uracil-xanthine permease family protein; the protein is MAADEIQRGSDYQLRLREFPVGAQMLFVAFGALVLVPLLTGLNPNVALFCAGLGTLLYQVLTKGRIPIFLGSSFAFIAPIMFCVKTYGVPATMGALAVVGAVYALAALVIRLRGVEILLRLLPTIVTGPVIMVIGLILAPVGVAMAMGRTGDGAAVLYPEKTAMLVSFFSLAVTVTVAIYGRGMLRLLPILSGIGAGYLLSLILGIVDFSAVAAAPWFAVPSFVGPAFSLDAMIVIVPVAIAPIIEHFGGILAIGQVTGRNYLENPGVDRSLLGDGVATALAGCLGGPPLTTYAEVTGAVALTKIYNPALMTWAALTAVCLAFVGKLGALLQSIPTPVMGGIMLLLFGAIMVVGLNSLVREGADLMEPRNMVIVALIIVLGMGRMTFSLGGVHLEGIGLAGVAGVVLNLVLPLPRRKTDTD